From a single Accipiter gentilis chromosome 32, bAccGen1.1, whole genome shotgun sequence genomic region:
- the RIPK4 gene encoding receptor-interacting serine/threonine-protein kinase 4, with protein sequence MARESGSPWAMGLLKTFEENEFGSWEKIGSGGFGQVYKVRHLHWKTWLAIKCSPSLHVDEKERMELLEEARKMEMAKFRYILPVYGICKEPVGLVMEYMETGSLEKLLASEPLPWELRFRIIHETAVGMNFLHCMSPPLLHLDLKPANILLDGHYHVKISDFGLAKCNGLSHSHDISMDGLCGTIAYLPPERIKEKNRCFDTKHDVYSFSIVVWGVLTQKKPFAEENNILHIMVKVVKGHRPELPAVSKSRPHSCNNLIKLMQKCWQDDPGERPTFQEITSETEALCEKPEDETREMITQDLDTKNSPEQKPEGMSALSQPKQEPALPSVKDYSLSELLSQLDSGISQTMEGPEDLSRSSSESKLASSDKRLSGVSSVDSAFSSRGSLSLSFERESSDIGTTDIQKRKLTEAILSGDTSKLMKILQPQDVDIVLDGNSSLLHLAVEAGQEECVKWLLLYNANPNLTNKKGSTPLHIAIEKKVKSIVELIMARKINVNAKDEDQWTALHFAAQNGDDFSTKMLLDKNASLNEVDFEGRAPIHIACQYGQENIVRILLRRGVNVNIKGKDDWVPLHYAAWQGHLPIVKLLAKQRGANVNVQTVDGRTSLHLAAQRGHYRVARLLIDLESDVNIKNVLLQTALHIAAETGHTSTSRLLLKHGADIEAATAEGYTALHLASRSGHLATTKLLIDERASVLARGPLNRTALHLAAENGHSEVVEELVSSENINVSDSEGLTALHLAARGGHTKTVEVLLKHGAHTDMQRPTCQTLLQLAQQSSNSSVTVLLSET encoded by the exons ATGGCGCGGGAGAGCGGCTCCCCGTGGGCCATGGGGCTGCTGAAAACCTTCGAGGAGAACGAGTTCGGCAGCTGGGAAAAAATCGGTTCGGGGGGTTTCGGGCAGGTGTATAAGGTGCGCCATCTCCACTGGAAGACGTGGCTCGCCATCAAGTGTTCGCCCAGCCTTCACGTGGATGAGAA GGAGCGCATGGAGTTATTGGAAGAAGCCAGGAAGATGGAAATGGCAAAGTTTCGCTACATCCTTCCTGTTTATGGCATCTGTAAAGAGCCGGTTGGCTTAGTCATGGAATACATGGAAACGGGATCTCTGGAAAAGCTCCTGGCTTCTGAACCTCTGCCCTGGGAACTGCGCTTCCGCATAATCCACGAGACAGCTGTGGGGATGAACTTCCTGCACTGCATGTCCCCTCCACTGCTCCACCTGGACCTCAAGCCTGCAAACATCCTGCTTGATGGCCACTACCATGTCAAG ATTTCTGACTTTGGACTTGCAAAGTGCAATGGCTTGTCCCATTCTCATGACATCAGCATGGATGGCTTATGTGGCACAATTGCGTACCTTCCTCCAGAGCGcatcaaagagaaaaacaggtgTTTTGACACCAAACATGATGTGTACAG cTTTTCTATCGTGGTTTGGGGAGTTCTTACACAGAAGAAGCCTTTTGCAG AGGAAAACAACATTTTACATATTATGGTAAAAGTAGTTAAAGGCCACCGCCCAGAGCTACCTGCTGTTTCCAAATCCAGACCTCATTCATGTAATAACTTGATCAAACTGATGCAAAAATGTTGGCAAGATGATCCTGGTGAACGGCCAACATTTCAAG aaatcaCTTCAGAAACAGAGGCCCTTTGTGAAAAACCAGAAGATGAAACAAGAGAGATGATAACTCAGGACTTGGACACCAAGAATTCCCCAGAGCAGAAGCCTGAG GGGATGTCTGcattatcccagccaaaacaggAGCCTGCTCTACCATCAGTTAAGGATTACAGTCTCTCAGAGTTGTTGTCCCAGCTGGATTCAGGGATTTCACAGACTATGGAAGGTCCTGAGGATCTCAGCCGCAGCTCTTCTGAGTCCAAACTTGCCTCCAGTGACAAGCGGCTTTCAGGAGTTTCATCTGTAGATTCAGCTTTTTCATCCAGAggctccctttccctttcctttgaaAGGGAGAGTTCAG ATATTGGTACTACAGACATACAGAAGAGGAAGCTAACGGAAGCCATTTTATCTGGAGATACCAGTAAGCTGATGAAGATCCTCCAGCCTCAAGATGTTGATATTGTTTTAGATGGGAACTCCAGTCTTTTGCACTTGGCTGTTGAAGCTGGTCAAGAAGAATGTGTCAAGTGGCTCCTCCTGTACAACGCTAACCCTAATCTCACCAACAAGAAAGGATCCACCCCTCTTCACATAGCCATTGAGAAGAAAGTTAAAAGCATTGTGGAGCTGATTATGGCTAGGAAAATCAATGTTAATGCCAAAGACGAGGATCAGTGGACTGCTCTTCACTTTGCTGCCCAAAATGGGGATGATTTCAGCACCAAAATGCTGCTTGATAAGAATGCATCCTTAAATGAGGTAGATTTTGAAGGCAGAGCCCCCATCCACATAGCTTGTCAGTATGGCCAAGAGAATATTGTGCGGATCCTGCTGAGAAGAGGCGTTAATGTGAACATCAAAGGAAAGGATGACTGGGTGCCGCTGCACTATGCTGCCTGGCAAGGTCATCTCCCCATCGTAAAGCTTCTGGCCAAACAGCGGGGTGCAAACGTGAATGTGCAGACCGTGGACGGAAGGACCTCGCTACACTTGGCCGCCCAACGAGGACACTACCGTGTCGCTCGCCTTCTCATAGACCTGGAGTCGGATGTCAACATAAAGAATGTGCTCTTGCAGACTGCTCTCCACATAGCTGCTGAAACTGGCCACACAAGCACATCAAGGCTGCTCCTTAAACATGGTGCAGACATTGAGGCAGCAACAGCAGAAGGATACACCGCTTTGCACTTGGCATCTCGCAGCGGCCATTTAGCAACAACAAAGTTGCTGATAGATGAAAGGGCCAGCGTTCTAGCCAGAGGCCCTTTAAATAGGACAGCATTACATCTTGCTGCAGAAAACGGGCACTCTGAAGTAGTAGAAGAACTTGTCAGTTCAGAAAATATCAATGTTTCTGACAGTGAAGGTTTGACAGCTCTTCATCTGGCTGCACGAGGAGGGCACACAAAAACAGTTGAGGTTCTTCTGAAGCATGGGGCACACACTGACATGCAAAGACCCACATGTCAGACCCTGCTACAGCTTGCTCAGCAGAGCAGTAATAGCTCAGTTACTGTGTTGTTAAGTGAGACTTAA